In a genomic window of Parambassis ranga chromosome 24, fParRan2.1, whole genome shotgun sequence:
- the LOC114428508 gene encoding kinesin-like protein KIF13B isoform X2 — translation MDDNSLSHSNVKVAIRVRPMNRREKDLKTKCVVEMEGNQTVLHPAITNVNKGDPRNQPKVFAYDHCFWSMDESQKDKFAGQDVVFQCLGQSLLDNAFMGYNACIFAYGQTGSGKSYTMMGSAEQPGLIPRLCSSLFSRTVQEAREGESFTVEVSYMEIYNEKVRDLLDPKGSRQALRVREHKVLGPYVDGLSRLAVTSYKDIESLMSEGNKSRTVAATNMNEESSRSHAVFNIVLTHTLMDLRSGTSGEKVSKLGLVDLAGSERAAKTGAAGERLKEGSNINKSLSTLGLVISALADQGVGKNKSKFVPYRDSVLTWLLKDSLGGNSRTAMVATISPAADNYDETLSTLRYADRAKSIINHAVVNEDPNARIIRELREEVEKLREQLTEAESMKAPELKERLEESEKLIQEMTVTWEEKLRKTEDIAQERQKQLESLGISLQSSGIRLVDDKCFLVNLNADPALNELLVYYLKEHTRVGSANSQDIQLCGMAIQAEHCVIDVTENNSVVLTHHRNARTCVNGNPVTSPVQLHHGDRILWGNNHFFRINLPRHMVRVGGEEEEGGSAMKTYLSTDRLEVDFDASSDVSSELSFSYEFAQAEVMMKGMGNNDPLQAVLQTLERQHEEEKRCALERQRQMYEQELQQLRQRLTPEKPSHLLEASGLSVGAAASAISSPSSHKRMRRWSEDREAMMTRSLRRLREQIVRARLLAQEASFIAEELSKKTEYLVTLQIPAANLDANRKRDAVLSEPAIQVRRKGKGTQIWALEKMENRLVDMRELYQEWKDFDEDDPLMRSYFKRADPFFDEQENHSLIGVANVFLACLFYDVKLQYAVPIINQKGEVAGRLHVEVWRGTESSDGEGVAKPDTHLSSTDGDAQERKLDCVVKILQATGLPRHLSNFVFCQYHFWGQEEPVFTAPEMAPSSSSSASRDPQCTVVFDSAKELSMPVSEDFVEYLAEGAVAIEVYGHKQVNHRRNLALWDLGVIQAKTRSLRERWSEVTRRLELWVQLMELNEAGVFTAVEVVPAKDVRTGGIFQLRQGQSRRAQVEVRPVPDSGTMPLITASILSVSIGDVKVQQITRNDPKWGGDEDMDSYQEVDLERMREQWLITLTQRQEYLDQQLQKIVSKPDKSEEDVERESQLLECRLTLTEERNAVLVPSAGSGIPGAPVERVPVPGMETHIPVLFLDLSADDFQSSLSAPLAGGLDAQLNGEDDDDFFDLHIVKHCDPEVKVEASWDSTVHECPQLSRVTSAEQRVYLTVRVVVQLSHPAHMQLVLRKRICVNVTGRQGFAQSLLKRMSHRSTIPGCGVTFEIVSNIPGDIHGPEDREMLARLAASAEDDQSADSEAAIEKYLRSVLAVENVLTLDRLRQEVAVREQLAVKGKAARRCLSSPNVNRLSASSLELYSSTHKLNDFKGWDSHQDLSVLPPPTRRTLPSSVSQTLNPETVKAVPKLLKSLLPGGKDNSRDQTAVHQQISCPEQERSRIDVFDLLTDSRPGVHSLPRIVVQSASIEEGMSTHQQPVPIEEIIPSDLQTDVPRSVPLPPPIIPETDDSNPSPVSEASSGYMSTSISTATLSEVYTLSWDIPPLGSSRDAEEEENIVTQFSNLPVTTGHESVPGDQSEPQQSSPVSATDQSLPEPDDTLSNSNQNQQKTKPDPVPEADLSSQEPHSAAAHIGSDQLDNSETPKDSVVQDNETKHTEVQLIEPDQTKPATEDLEEPATNSTECEPSPNKEEDPSQLESIVPQHQQPKQNAPDGTQDPAPNLIPAVPVPSSPAPEPSADLQALSKDKEPASEATDLNNTSFLPSSSALDEVQQVAPSAITPAAPLFSPQPCKSGSSAANPFKIQKVKSSDLKSFKPILHEEEGKPAQVDRASSLGTGLNLSVPMESLEIISDSEEGDGAASAVLPEWLKEGEFVTVGSNKTGTVRYVGPTDFAEGTWVGVELEVPAGKNDGSVGGKHYFHCNPGYGVLVRPHRVNRGGAKRRRQQHQQQQQQKRHSANLSGSSPNLAALTALAKGEGGGASTGRSRGENRKSWNT, via the exons ATGGATGACAACAGTCTGAGTCACTCCAATGTAAAGGTCGCTATTCGTGTGCGGCCAATGAACAGGAGAG AAAAAGACctaaaaacaaagtgtgtggtGGAGATGGAGGGCAACCAGACTGTTCTGCATCCAGCCATCACCAATGTAAACAAAGGAGATCCCCG GAATCAGCCAAAG gtcTTTGCATATGACCACTGTTTCTGGTCTATGGATGAATCCCAAAAGGACAAGTTTGCAG GTCAGGATGTTGTGTTCCAGTGCCTTGGACAGAGTCTGCTGGACAATGCCTTCATGGGCTACAATGCCTGCATCTTTGCTTACGGACAGACAG GTTCTGGGAAGTCGTACACCATGATGGGCTCAGCGGAGCAGCCTGGTCTGATCCCCCgactctgcagctctctgttcaGCAGGACTGTGCAGGAGGCCCGCGAAGGAGAGAGCTTCACTGTGGAGGTCTCTTACATGGAGATTTACAACGAGAAGGTTCGGGATCTGCTCGACCCCAAAGG AAGTCGACAAGCACTGAGAGTCAGAGAGCACAAAGTTTTGGGGCCGTATGTTGACGGTTTGTCACGCCTGGCTGTTACAAGCTACAAG GACATAGAGTCTCTGATGTCAGAGGGAAATAAATCTCGCACAGTGGCAGCTACAAACATGAACGAAGAGAGCAGCCGATCCCACGCTGTGTTCAACATCGTCCTCACGCACACACTCATGGACCTACGGTCCGGT ACAAGTGGAGAGAAGGTGAGCAAGCTGGGTCTGGTGGATCTTGCTGGAAGTGAACGAGCAGCAAAGACgggagcagcaggagagaggCTGAAAGAAGGCAGCAACATCAACAA GTCTCTCAGCACTCTGGGTTTAGTTATCTCAGCCTTGGCTGATCAAGGAGTAGGAAAGAACAAAAGCAAGTTTGTTCCCTACAGAGACTCTGTCCTCACCTGGCTGCTcaag GACAGCCTCGGAGGAAACAGCCGCACTGCCATGGTCGCCACCATCAGCCCGGCAGCAGACAACTATGATGAGACTCTGTCCACTCTGCGTTATGCCGACAGGGCTAAGAGCATCATTAACCATGCCGTGGTGAACGAAGACCCGAACGCCAGGATCATCCGTGAGCTCCGGGAGGAAGTCGAGAAGCTCAGGGAGCAGCTCACAGAGGCCGAG TCTATGAAGGCCCCTGAACTGAAGGAGCGACTAGAGGAGTCTGAAAAACTGATCCAAGAAATGACAGTCACCTGGGAGGAGAAACTCAGGAAGACCGAGGATATTGCACAA GAGCGTCAAAAGCAGCTGGAGAGTCTGGGTATCTCTCTTCAGTCATCTGGCATCAGATTGGTGGATGACAAGTGCTTTTTGGTCAACCTCAACGCTGACCCTGCTCTCAATGAGCTGCTGGTCTACTACCTGAAG GAGCACACACGCGTGGGCTCAGCTAACTCTCAGGACATTCAGCTGTGTGGGATGGCCATCCAAGCCGAGCACTGCGTCATCGATGTCACAGAGAACAACAGCGTGGTGCTCACCCATCACCGAAATGCTCG AACATGTGTAAATGGTAATCCAGTCACCAGTCCAGTCCAGCTTCACCACGGGGACAGAATCCTCTGGGGTAACAACCACTTCTTCAG GATCAACCTACCCAGGCATATGGTCCGCGtggggggtgaggaggaggagggtggaagTGCCATGAAGACGTATTTGAGCACCGACCGGCTGGAGGTGGACTTTGACGCGTCCAGCGACGTGTCAAGTGAGCTGAGCTTCAGCTATGAGTTTGCCCAGGCCGAGGTCATGATGAAAGGCATGGGCAACAATG ACCCCTTACAAGCAGTACTACAGACCCTGGAGAGGCAGCATGAGGAGGAGAAGCGCTGTGCTCTAGAGCGCCAAAGGCAGATGTACGAGCAGGAGCTACAGCAGCTTCGCCAGAGACTCACCCCAGAGAAACCCTCCCACCTCCTGGAGGCATCAGGCCTTTCGGTGggtgctgctgcctctgccaTATCATCACCCAGCTCTCACAAACGTATGCGGCGCTGGAGCGAGGACAG AGAGGCGATGATGACTCGAAGCCTGAGGCGTCTCAGGGAGCAGATAGTTCGGGCCAGGCTGTTGGCCCAGGAAGCCAGCTTCATTGCTGAGGAGCTCAGCAAGAAGACAGAGTATCTGGTCACCCTGCAGATACCTGCTGCCAACTTGGATGCCAACAGAAAG CGTGATGCGGTGCTGAGTGAGCCAGCCATCCAGGTCCGTCGTAAAGGCAAAGGGACGCAAATCTGGGCTCTGGAGAAGATGGAGAATAGGttggtggacatgagggagctCTACCAAGAGTGGAAGGACTTTGATGAAGACGACCCT TTGATGCGGTCGTATTTCAAACGTGCCGACCCGTTCTTTGACGAGCAGGAGAATCACAGTCTGATCGGTGTGGCCAATGTTTTCCTGGCCTGCTTGTTCTACGATGTCAAGTTACAGTATGCAGTGCCCATCATCAACCAGAAGGGGGAG gtGGCAGGTCGGCTGCATGTGGAGGTGTGGCGTGGTACAGAGAGCTCTGATGGGGAAGGTGTAGCAAAACCTGACACTCATCTGAGCAGCACTGATGGAGATGCCCAGGAACGCAAACTGGACTGTGTG GTAAAAATCCTCCAGGCCACCGGCCTTCCTCGCCACCTGTCCAATTTCGTCTTCTGTCAATATCACTTCTGGGGGCAGGAGGAGCCAGTGTTCACAGCTCCAGAGATGGCACCATCCAGCTCATCCTCTGCTTCCAGAGACCCTCAGTGTACTGTGGTCTTTGACAGTGCCAAG GAGCTGTCTATGCCAGTATCAGAGGACTTTGTGGAGTACCTGGCTGAGGGCGCGGTGGCCATTGAAGTGTACGGCCACAAACAGGTCAATCATCGCAGGAACCTGGCGCTGTGGGACCTCGGGGTGATTCAAGCCAAGACCAGATCCCTCAGAGAGAG GTGGAGTGAGGTGACCCGTCGGCTGGAGCTGTGGGTGCAACTGATGGAGCTGAATGAGGCGGGCGTGTTCACAGCTGTAGAAGTTGTTCCTGCTAAAGATGTCCGAACAGGAGGAATCTTCCAGCTCAGACAG GGTCAGTCTCGTCGGGCACAGGTGGAGGTGCGTCCAGTACCAGACTCAGGCACCATGCCTCTCATTACAGCCTCCATCCTATCTGTTTCCATCGGGGACGTGAAGGTCCAACAGATCACCAGAAATGATCCAAAATGG GGTGGGGATGAAGACATGGACAGCTATCAA gaggTTGACCTGGAGAGGATGAGGGAACAGTGGTTGATCACTCTCACTCAGAGACAGGAGTATCTggaccagcagctgcagaaaataGTGTCCAAACCAG ATAAGTCAGAGGAAGATGTTGAAAGGGAGTCCCAGCTGCTGGAGTGTCGTCTGACCCTCACGGAAGAACGCAACGCTGTTCTGGTGCCATCGGCTGGCAGTGGCATCCCCGGAGCACCAgtagaaag gGTTCCTGTCCCTGGAATGGAAACACACATTCCTGTCCTGTTCCTGGATCTCAGCG ctgatgATTTCCAGTCCAGTCTTTCAGCTCCATTGGCCGGAGGACTGGATGCACAACTCAACGGGGAGGATGACGATGACTTCTTTGACCTTCATATTGTTAAACACTGTGATCCAGAG GTGAAGGTGGAGGCTTCATGGGACTCGACAGTCCACGAGTGCCCCCAGTTGAGTCGCGTGACGTCCGCTGAGCAGAGAGTCTACCTGACGGTGCGCGTGGTGGTGCAGCTGAGCCACCCTGCTCACATGCAGCTGGTCCTCAGGAAGCGCATCTGTGTCAACGTCACTGGGAGACAG GGTTTTGCCCAGAGTCTCCTGAAGAGAATGTCTCATCGCAGCACCATCCCAGGCTGTGGAGTCACCTTTGAAATTGTTTCCAACATCCCAGGG GATATCCACGgcccagaggacagagagatgcTTGCCAGATTGGCAGCCAGCGCCGAGGACGATCAATCTGCTGACAGCGAGGCTGCCATAGAAAAATACCTCCGCAGCGTCCTAGCAGTGGAGAACGTCCTCACTCTGGACAGACTCAGACAG gaggtGGCTGTAAGGGAACAGCTGGCAGTCAAAGGCAAAGCTGCTAGACGCTGCCTGAGCTCTCCAAACGTCAACAGG CTGTCAGCCAGCAGTCTGGAACTCTACTCCTCCACTCATAAGCTCAATGACTTCAAG ggGTGGGACAGCCATCAAGACCTTTCCGTGTTGCCTCCCCCAACCAGACGTACACTGCCCAGCTCTGTGTCTCAGACCCTGAACCCAGAGACAG TGAAGGCCGTACCCAAGCTGCTCAAGTCACTGCTTCCTGGTGGGAAGGATAATAGCAGAGACCAGACAGCTGTCCATCAGCAG ATTTCATGTCCTGAGCAGGAGAGGAGTAGGATAGATGTGTTTGACCTGCTGACTGACAGTAGACCTGGTGTCCAT AGTCTGCCGCGTATCGTGGTGCAGTCAGCCAGCATCGAAGAGGGCATGAGTACACATCAGCAGCCG GTTCCCATTGAGGAAATCATTCCTTCAGACCTCCAGACAGACGTTCCCAGGTCCGTGCCCCTCCCACCGCCAATCATCCCAGAGACAGACGACTCCAACCCCAGCCCAGTAAGCGAAGCCTCCAGCGGCTACATGTCGACCAGCATATCTACAGCCACGCTGTCTGAGGTCTACACTCTGAGCTGGGACATTCCTCCATTAGGCTCCAGCagagatgcagaggaagaggaaaatatTGTCACACAGTTTTCAAATCTTCCTGTCACCACTGGTCATGAATCTGTTCCTGGTGACCAGTCAGAGCCTCAGCAgtcttcacctgtgtctgcGACTGACCAATCGCTGCCTGAACCAGACGACACTCTGTCTAATTCAAACCAGAATCAACAAAAAACTAAACCTGATCCAGTTCCAGAAGCTGATTTATCAAGCCAAGAACCACATTCAGCAGCTGCCCACATTGGATCAGATCAACTAGACAATTCAGAGACACCTAAAGACTCAGTGGTACAAGACAATGAAACCAAACATACAGAGGTACAGCTGATAGAACCCGACCAAACCAAACCAGCCACAGAAGATCTGGAGGAGCCTgccacaaacagcacagagtgtGAACCCTCACCTAACAAGGAAGAAGACCCGAGTCAATTGGAATCTATTGTCCCACAGCACCAGCAGCCCAAACAAAACGCTCCTGATGGTACACAAGATCCAGCTCCAAACCTGATCCCAGCAGTACCTGTACCTTCAAGTCCTGCTCCAGAACCCTCTGCTGATCTTCAAGCTTTATCCAAGGACAAAGAGCCAGCTTCCGAAGCCACAGATTTAAATAACACCTCCTTCCTGCCCTCATCCTCAGCCCTCGATGAGGTCCAGCAGGTAGCCCCTTCTGCTATAACACCTGCAGCCCCTCTGTTCAGTCCTCAGCCTTGCAAATCTGGCTCCTCAGCAGCGAACCCATTCAAGATCCAGAAAGTCAAGTCTTCAGACCTCAAGTCCTTTAAGCCTATTTTGCATGAGGAAGAGGGTAAACCTGCACAGGTGGATCGAGCCAGCAGCCTCGGGACAGGACTAAACCTCTCAGTGCCGATGGAAAGCCTGGAGATTATCTCGGACTCTGAGGAAGGAGATGGAGCTGCTTCTGCTGTTCTTCCTGAGTGGCTGAAAGAGGGGGAGTTTGTGACTGTGGGGTCAAATAAGACCGGAACAGTACGATATGTAGGACCCACAGATTTTGCAGAGGGGACCTGGGTTGGAGTGGAACTGGAGGTACCAGCAG GAAAGAACGATGGCTCGGTGGGCGGTAAGCACTACTTCCACTGTAACCCTGGTTACGGAGTGCTGGTAAGACCTCACAGAGTGAACCGTGGTGGTGCCAAACGCCGTCGCcagcaacatcagcagcagcagcagcaaaagcgTCATAGTGCCAACTTGTCTGGTTCCAGCCCAAACCTGGCAGCTCTTACTGCTCTGGCCAAAGGTGAGGGAGGCGGAGCATCGACCGGCCGCAGCAGAGGAGAGAACCGGAAGTCATGGAACACTTGA